The following coding sequences are from one Polyodon spathula isolate WHYD16114869_AA chromosome 7, ASM1765450v1, whole genome shotgun sequence window:
- the LOC121317810 gene encoding achaete-scute homolog 4-like has translation MAADQPASFLERIPYPRSITVSLPMDHPGAPLAETFRVPFHFEPSYLEQAFSHGYSRTLSYMPLTGHLGVYDYSFEPAFIRKRNERERQRVRCVNEGYSRLREHLPQEFEDKRLSKVETLRAAINYIKHLQGLLDLHASGSSSSKEKEISSSSSPSQRTEFNSDGESKTSATSSPYSDSGDMSR, from the coding sequence ATGGCTGCTGATCAACCGGCATCTTTTTTAGAACGTATTCCATACCCAAGATCCATCACAGTCAGTTTACCAATGGACCACCCTGGGGCACCATTGGCAGAGACATTTAGGGTGCCATTTCATTTTGAACCATCCTACCTCGAGCAGGCTTTCAGTCACGGATACTCGAGGACACTTTCATACATGCCATTGACTGGTCATCTTGGGGTCTACGACTATTCATTCGAACCGGCTTTCATCCGGAAACGCAACGAAAGAGAAAGGCAAAGGGTTCGGTGTGTCAACGAGGGCTACTCGCGTCTTCGGGAGCATCTGCCACAGGAGTTCGAGGACAAACGACTTAGCAAAGTCGAGACCCTGAGAGCGGCGATTAACTACATCAAACATCTCCAAGGCTTGTTGGATCTTCATGCATCAGGTTCATCGTCAAGTAAAGAAAAAGAGATTTCCAGTTCTTCAAGTCCCTCGCAGAGAACAGAGTTCAACAGCGACGGGGAATCTAAGACTTCTGCAACCTCCTCACCCTACAGCGATTCAGGCGACATGAGTAGATAA
- the LOC121317830 gene encoding diaminopimelate decarboxylase 2, chloroplastic-like — translation MEADKEKLLQGSEFCFRSGRLYCESVNIKDLQATVEKLYKSPFYVYSKAQLQKNISDYCTALNQSGLEHKLYYSVKANRNLELLRIISSSGCGATTVSGFEMQIAMQAGFPPCNILYNGNGKTMEEIEYAIRQGCMLNIDSQFDAAHILEAAKKLHKTARVLLRLNPDIDPNVHPYITTGLRLSKFGIIDQHLPTVVELVQSSPCVEVIGLHCHLGSTIDDLGVITSMCTYLLQKTRELREKGFGSIRCINIGGGLSIDYKREGGAVPTPAKLIAEIQKKLKGEKVQIILEPGRSIIGSTAILVTKVLGVKSSPSKTFVVTDGSMTEVIRPSLYSAYHHVDLLDYTAVTGDEGDKTLLDIVRARQSQICLLYCISEYCVFFTQQA, via the exons ATGGAGGCTGACAAAGAAAAGCTGCTTCAGGGATCTGAATTCTGCTTTCGCTCTGGCAGGCTATACTGTGAAAGCGTCAACATCAAAGACTTACAGGCAACAGTCGAGAAGCTCTACAAATCACCCTTTTATGTATATAGCAAAGCACAGCTGCAGAAGAATATCAGCGACTACTGCACTGCCTTGAACCAATCTGGCCTGGAGCACAAGCTGTACTACTCAGTGAAAGCAAACAGAAACCTGGAGCTGCTCAGAATAATCAG TTCTTCTGGATGTGGTGCAACAACTGTCAGTGGGTTTGAAATGCAAATCGCAATGCAGGCTGGTTTTCCCCCTTGCAATATTTTGTACAATGGTAATGGGAAAACAATGGAAGAAATAGAATATGCCATCAGGCAGGGCTGCATGCTAAACATTGACTCCCAATTTGATGCAGCACATATTTTAGAGGCTGCCAAGAAATTACACAAAACCGCTAGAGTTCTGCTAAGGTTAAATCCCGACATTGACCCCAACGTCCACCCTTATATCACTACCGGCCTCCGGTTGTCTAAATTTGGTATAATAGACCAGCATTTACCCACCGTTGTAGAATTGGTTCAGTCCAGCCCCTGTGTGGAAGTCATTGGTCTGCACTGTCACTTGGGCTCAACCATTGATGATTTGGGGGTCATAACTTCAATGTGCACCTACCTGCTGCAGAAAACCCGAGAGCTGAGAGAGAAAGGATTTGGCAGTATTAGGTGTATAAATATTGGAGGGGGTCTGTCAATAGATTATAAAAGAGAAGGTGGGGCTGTCCCAACTCCTGCAAAACTGATTGCGGAAATACAGAAGAAACTGAAAGGAGAGAAAGTGCAGATTATTCTGGAACCAGGTCGCTCAATAATTGGAAGCACTGCAATTCTCGTTACCAag GTTCTTGGTGTCAAATCATCCCCATCCAAGACCTTTGTGGTGACTGATGGTTCCATGACAGAAGTGATCAGACCAAGCCTGTATTCGGCTTACCACCACGTGGATCTGCTGGACtacacagcagtcactggagACGAAGGAGACAAAACACTGCTCGACATTGTAAGGGCCAGACAATCCCAGATATgcctattgtactgtatatctgaaTATTGTGTCTTTTTTACACAGCAGGCGTGA